In the Setaria italica strain Yugu1 chromosome VI, Setaria_italica_v2.0, whole genome shotgun sequence genome, one interval contains:
- the LOC101752619 gene encoding dnaJ homolog subfamily B member 4, with protein sequence MGTDYYNVLKVNRNATEEDLKKSYRRLAMKWHPDKNPGDAKEEAEAKFKKISEAYEVLSDPQKRAIYDQYGEEGLKASADGGGSSSMNGSANQRFNPRNAEDVFAEFFGSSKPFENMGRAKSMRFQTEGAGTFGGFGGNENKFRSHKDSVGTSSNQARKPPPVETKLPCTLEELYAGSTRKMKISRNVVKPNGQIGTESEILTIDIKPGWKKGTKITFPDKGNEHPNQLPADLVFVIDEKPHDLYTREGNDLLVHRKISLVDALAGTTVNLKTLDGRDLVIKLTDVVTPGYELVIAKEGMPIVKENGRRGNLRIKFDVDFPKRLSSEQRHNIRKVLGGQPQ encoded by the exons ATGGGGACGGATTACTACAATGTGCTGAAGGTGAACCGGAACGCGACGGAGGAGGACCTCAAGAAGTCGTACCGCCGGCTGGCCATGAAGTGGCACCCCGACAAGAACCCCGGCGACGccaaggaggaggccgaggccaAATTCAAGAAGATCTCCGAGGCGTACGAG GTTTTGAGTGATCCCCAGAAGAGAGCGATATATGACCAATATGGTGAGGAGGGTCTGAAGGCCTCTGCAGATGGTGGTGGTTCCTCATCCATGAATGGGTCTGCCAACCAACGTTTCAATCCTCGCAACGCTGAAGATGTCTTTGCTGAGTTCTTTGGTAGCAGCAAGCCTTTCGAGAACATGGGGCGAGCAAAGTCAATGAGGTTCCAGACAGAAGGCGCTGGCACCTTCGGTGGGTTTGGTGGGAATGAGAACAAGTTCAGATCACACAAGGATTCAGTCGGAACGAGTTCAAATCAGGCTCGGAAGCCACCGCCTGTGGAAACCAAACTGCCCTGCACACTTGAAGAGCTGTATGCAGGTTCAACGCGCAAGATGAAGATATCCAGGAATGTTGTGAAGCCGAACGG GCAAATAGGGACGGAATCCGAAATTTTGACAATTGATATAAAGCCTGGTTGGAAGAAGGGGACCAAGATCACATTCCCAGACAAGGGCAATGAGCATCCAAACCAGCTCCCTGCTGATCTCGTTTTTGTTATCGACGAGAAGCCCCATGATCTGTACACAAGAGAAGGCAACGACCTCCTAGTCCACCGGAAGATTTCTTTGGTGGATGCATTGGCAGGAACTACAGTCAATCTGAAGACCCTCGATGGCCGTGACCTGGTGATTAAGCTCACAGATGTGGTGACACCTGGGTATGAGCTTGTGATTGCGAAGGAGGGGATGCCTATTGTCAAGGAGAATGGGAGAAGAGGCAACCTGAGGATCAAATTCGATGTTGATTTCCCTAAGAGGTTATCGTCAGAGCAGCGGCACAACATTAGGAAGGTTCTTGGAGGTCAACCTCAGTAG
- the LOC101753030 gene encoding choline-phosphate cytidylyltransferase 2, producing the protein MKPAEDAAVREKAAAAQTEWYDPMSPPAPAPQQQPAVEAAAGTSPSVSSDARPLRVYADGIYDLFHFGHARALEQAKKSFPNTYLLVGCCSDEITHMYKGKTVMTEDERYESLRHCKWVDEVIPDAPWVINQEFIDKHNIDYVAHDALPYADTSGTANDVYEFVKAIGKFKETKRTEGISTSDIIMRILKDYNQYIMRNLTRGYSRKDLGVSYVKEKQLRVNMGISKLREKVKEHQEKFHSAAKIAGSNPVEWMENADRWIVGFLEKFEEGCHMMETAIKDRIQEGLKRQGRSESNLSGEDSDS; encoded by the exons ATGAAGCCGGCGGAGGACGCGGCCGTccgggagaaggcggcggcggcgcagacgGAGTGGTACGACCCgatgtcgccgccggcgccggcgcctcaacagcagccggcggtggaggctgCGGCGGGGACCTCGCCGTCGGTGAGCTCTGACGCGCGGCCTCTCAGGGTGTACGCGGACGGCATCTACGATCTCTTCCACTTCGGCCATGCGCGCGCGCTCGAACAGGCTAAGAAATC ATTTCCCAACACCTACTTGCTCGTCGGTTGCTGCAGTGACGAGATCACCCATATGTACAAAGGAAAGACTGTCATGACTGAAGACGAGCGTTATGAATCACTTCGGCATTGCAA GTGGGTTGATGAGGTTATACCGGATGCGCCATGGGTTATCAATCAGGAGTTCATTGACAAGCACAACATTGACTATGTTGCACACGACGCACTTCC GTACGCTGACACGAGTGGAACTGCTAATGATGTCTATGAATTT GTGAAAGCCATTGGAAAGTTCAAGGAGACGAAGCGCACTGAGGGAATCTCAACATCGGACATCATCATGAGGATCCTAAAGGACTACAACCAGTACATCATGCGGAATCTGACCCGTGGATACAGCCGCAAAGACCTCGGCGTGAGCTATGTCAAG GAGAAGCAACTTAGAGTGAACATGGGGATCAGCAAGCTAAGGGAGAAGGTGAAGGAGCATCAAGAGAAG TTTCACAGTGCGGCGAAGATAGCTGGAAGCAACCCCGTGGAGTGGATGGAGAACGCTGACCGTTGGATTGTTGGATTCCTTGAAAAGTTTGAGGAAGGTTGCCACATGATG GAAACTGCGATCAAAGATCGAATTCAGGAGGGGCTGAAGAGGCAAGGCAGGTCGGAGTCGAACCTTTCTGGAGAGGACTCGGACTCATAA
- the LOC101772205 gene encoding secretory carrier-associated membrane protein 5: protein MQTLIMYLGGVFIQHHSTVGLIIGSVFQNAAVATTSASVPSRKSWIPAGLGGSGKHGATIDIPLEDPKKKERELLSWEQDLKRREQDIKRREDAMNRAGVTVEVRNWPEFYPIIHHDIANEIPIHAQKLQYTAFASWLGLIACLVWNFFAVLAESIHSEDIVIFLLAVIYAISGCPLSYILWYRPLYRAMRTDSVVTFGQFFVCYSIHVGFCVIAAIAPPIIFRGKTLTGILVAIEVLAGDMFTGVLYFIGFVFFTLESLLSIWVLERVYMYFRGHR, encoded by the exons ATGCAAACGCTCATCATGTATTTAGGCGGTGTGTTCATTCAGCATCATAGCACTGTCGGTCTTATCATTGGCAGTGTCTTTCAGAATGCAGCAGTGGCAACAACATCAGCTTCTGTACCGTCCAGGAAATCATGGATCCCGGCAGGCCTGGGAGGAAGCGGCAAACATGGTGCCACGATCGACATTCCCCTCGAG GATCCaaagaagaaggagagagagCTGTTGTCATGGGAGCAGGATTTGAAGCGGCGGGAACAG GATATTAAACGAAGGGAGGATGCAATGAATAGAG CGGGTGTCACCGTGGAAGTGAGAAATTGGCCAGAGTTCTATCCCATCATACATCATGATATAGCCAACGAAATACCAATCCATGCTCAGAAGCTGCAATATACGGCATTTGCTAGTTGGCTAG GACTGATTGCATGTCTCGTTTGGAACTTTTTCGCTGTCTTAGCTGAGTCAATTCACAGCGAAG ATATTGTTATTTTCCTCCTCGCTGTAATCTATGCGATATCCGGGTGTCCTCTTTCATACATACTTTGGTACAGGCCTCTGTACCGTGCAATGAG AACTGACAGCGTGGTAACCTTTGGCCAGTTTTTCGTCTGCTACTCG ATACATGTTGGGTTTTGTGTCATCGCTGCAATTGCTCCTCCAATAATATTTAGGGGGAAAACTCTTAC GGGCATTCTTGTTGCAATCGAAGTTTTGGCTGGAGATATGTTCACCGGG GTACTTTATTTTATTGGCTTTGTATTCTTTACCTTGGAATCTCTTCTAAGCATCTGGGTGCTTGAG AGAGTATACATGTACTTCAGAGGGCACAGGTGA
- the LOC101753431 gene encoding NADH dehydrogenase [ubiquinone] iron-sulfur protein 6, mitochondrial, with the protein MATATRRLLPALLKTLAPTGARGLSTEKAVGAAAVVGSHTAKWMQDTSKKSPMELINEVPPIKVDGRIAVCEGASEGVGLGHPIEYICLDLEAPNVCKYCGLRYVQVHHH; encoded by the exons atggcgacggcgacgcggaggCTGCTCCCGGCGCTCCTCAAGACCCTAGCCCCCACCGGCGCGCGGGGCCTCTCCACCGAGAAGGCCGTCGGtgctgccgccgtcgtcggcaGCCACACCGCCAAGTGGATGCAG GACACGAGCAAGAAGTCACCAATGGAACTGATCAATGAAGTACCTCCGATCAAGGTTGATGGTCGCATTGCCGTCTGTGAAGGGG CTTCTGAAGGCGTGGGCCTTGGCCACCCAATTGAGTATATCTGCCTTGATCTGGAGGCACCTAACGTGTGCAAGTACTGTGGCCTTCGTTACGTTCAAGTTCACCATCACTAA